The stretch of DNA GGCAGAAGCGCGCGGTTACAGCAGCCCTGACCGCCCGGGCGCCTCGGGGGTAGCCCGGGGGCAACTGGAAGCCCTCATCAGGCTTGCCCGCCCCAAGCAATGGGCCAAAAATGGTTTCCTCTTTGCCGCCCTAGTGTTTTCCGGCAACCTTTTTAGCCCCCGGCCGCTGGCGACGGTAATCTTAGCTGCCATCTTTTTCAGCCTGGGTTCAAGCGCGGTCTATGTTTTTAACGACTTGGCGGATATGGAAAGCGACCGCCTCCACCCCAAGAAGAAGTACCGCCCTCTGGCTGCCGGCATTATTTCCCCCGGACAGGCCTGGGCCTTTCTGGCAGCACTTTTGGCAGTAGCTTTAGTGGGCAGCTTTTGGTTGGAAACTGACCTGGCGCTAATCCTCTTGCTTTATGTGGCCATCAACCTAGCCTATTCGCTCTGGCTTAAAAACGCATTTCTCCTGGACGTATTTATCGTGGCGGCCGGGTTTGTGCTACGGGTGGTAGCCGGGGCCCTGGCTATCCAGGTGCGGGTTTCCCCTTGGCTTTTCGTCTGCACCCTGCTTTTGGCATTGTTCTTGGCCCTATGCAAGCGCCGGAACGAGCTCCGGGTATTGACCGCTGAAGCCGGCAATCACCGCCAGGTGCTGGACTTTTATTCGGTGCCGCTTCTGGACCAGATGGTGACCATCATTTCCGCCGCTACCATCGTCGCCTACAGCCTTTATACTTTCCTGGCCAGCCCCCGGTCAGAGCTAATGCTTACCATTCCCTTCGTGATCTATGGCCTATTTCGTTACCTTTATTTGGTCCAGCAAAAGGATATCGGCGGCCACCCCGAGGAAATTCTATTGACAGATGTGCCCACCATAGTAAACTTGATTTTATGGCTGCTCACGGTAGTGGTTTTGCTTTATGCCTTCTAGCTTGGCGGGAGAAGCGGCAGAATGTCGAGGCGGCATAGAAATGTAAAAGAGTTGGTTGGGCAGAACTGGAGTTGAAAAAATGCAGCAGTACGTCATTCTACTTACTAGCGTTATCTTGGG from Clostridia bacterium encodes:
- a CDS encoding decaprenyl-phosphate phosphoribosyltransferase, whose product is METAEARGYSSPDRPGASGVARGQLEALIRLARPKQWAKNGFLFAALVFSGNLFSPRPLATVILAAIFFSLGSSAVYVFNDLADMESDRLHPKKKYRPLAAGIISPGQAWAFLAALLAVALVGSFWLETDLALILLLYVAINLAYSLWLKNAFLLDVFIVAAGFVLRVVAGALAIQVRVSPWLFVCTLLLALFLALCKRRNELRVLTAEAGNHRQVLDFYSVPLLDQMVTIISAATIVAYSLYTFLASPRSELMLTIPFVIYGLFRYLYLVQQKDIGGHPEEILLTDVPTIVNLILWLLTVVVLLYAF